GACCAGGGCGCCTCGGCCGGCGGCCTGGGTGCCCCGTACGACTTCGCCGTGCTGCACGTGACGCCGGAGAAGGGCTCGACCGGGAAGTCCCTGGAGGAGACGGTCGGTTCGGCGCTGCCGGTCGACTTCAACGCCCCGGCCGTACCCAAGATCGCGGACATGACGGCCACCGGCTTCCCGGCCGCTCCGCCCTACGACGGCCAGAAGCTCTTCCAGTGCAAGGACAAGCCGGGCCGGCTCTCGCTCACCAGGGACGACCCGACGATGTACCGCCTCGGCTGCACGATGACCGGCGGTTCCTCCGGTGGCGGCTGGGTCGCGACGGGCCAGGACGGCAAGCCCGCACTGGTCTCGAACACCTCCATCGGCCCGGTGACGGCCGGCTGGCTGGCCGGACCGCGCCTCGGCAAGGAGGCCAAGGGCGTCTACGACTCGGTCAGCGAGAAGTACGCGGGGCAGTAGAACAGACACGGACGGCCCGCTCCCCCGAAGGGGAGCGGGCCGTCCGTCTGTGTATCCGCGGTCAGTGCACGGCGGGTACGAACACGGCAAGGTCCGAAGCAAGCTCCTCGTGCACCCGCGCCTTGAGCAACGTGCCCTCCGCCGTGTGCTCCTCGGAGATCACCTCGCCCTCGGCGTGCACGCGGGAGACGAGTCCGCCCTGGGTGTACGGCACGAGCGCCTCGATCTCGACCGACGGCCTCGGCAGCTCCCTGTCGATGAGCGCGAGCAGTTCGTCGATACCGGCGCCGGTCCGTGCCGACACCGCGATCGCGTGCTTCTCGTTGCGCAGGAGCCGCTGGAGGACCAGCGGGTCGGCCGCGTCCGCCTTGTTGATCACCACGATCTCGGGCACGTCCAGCGCACCCACCTCGCGGATCACCTCGCGCACCGCGGCGAGCTGCTCCTCCGGCACCGGGTGCGAGCCGTCCACCACGTGCAGGATGAGATCGGACTCGCCGACCTCCTCCATGGTGGAGCGGAACGCCTCGACCAGGTGGTGCGGCAGATGCCGTACGAACCCGACGGTGTCGGCGAGCGTGTAGATCCGCCCGCTCGGTGTCTCGGCCCGGCGCACGGTCGGGTCCAGGGTGGCGAACAGTGCGTTCTCCACCAGCACACCCGCGCCGGTCAGCCGGTTGAGCAGCGAGGACTTGCCCGCGTTGGTGTAGCCCGCGATGGCGACCGAGGGCACCTTGTTGCGCTTGCGTTCCTGGCGCTTGATCTCGCGGCCGGTCTTCATCTCCGCGATCTCCCGGCGCATCTTCGCCATCTTCTCGCGGATCCGTCGCCGGTCGGTCTCGATCTTGGTCTCACCGGGACCACGGGTCGCCATGCCGCCACCGCCGCTGGAACCGCCGCCGCCCATCTGACGGGAGAGCGACTGACCCCAGCCGCGCAGACGCGGCAGCATGTACTGCATCTGTGCCAGCGAGACCTGCGCCTTGCCCTCACGGGACTTGGCGTGCTGCGCGAAGATGTCGAGGATCAGGGCGGTCCTGTCGACCACCTTGACCTTGACGACGTCTTCGAGGTGAATCAGCTGGCCGGGGCTGAGCTCACCGTCGCACACGACGGTGTCGGCCCCTGTTTCGAGAACGATGTCGCGCAGCTCGAGTGCCTTGCCGGAACCGATGTAGGTGGCCGGGTCGGGCTTGTCGCGGCGCTGGAAGACGGCGTCGAGCACCTGGGCTCCGGCCGTCTCGGCGAGTGCCGCGAGCTCTGCGAGGGAAATCTCCGCGTCGTGCACGGTGCCCGAGGTCCAGACACCGACCAGCACCACGCGCTCCAGGCGCAGCTGCCGGTACTCGACCTCGGTGACGTCCTCGAGCTCGGTGGAGAGTCCCGCCACACGCCGCAGCGCGGCACGGTCGGAGCGGTCCAGCTGGTCGCCGTCCCGCGCTCCGTCGATCTCGTGGCTCCAGGCGACGTCCTCTTCCATCAGGGCGTCCGCCCGAAGGCTTTCGGTGAGGCTCTCGGTGACGTTCTCCGTGGCACTCTGCGCGTCCTGCGCGTCCTGGGGAAGGGAAGAAGAGGAGGTCATTGGATCCTTACGTCGGTAGAAGTCGGTTACATCAGTCACAACGCGTGACCTCCCGGGATCATTCCCACGGGGGAATTCTCCGGTTCCGGCCGCCGCGGCGACTCGTCGATAGTGGCATGGCGGGACCGGCCCGTCACGCGGGTTTACCGTTGCCGCGCCGGTGTCGTGCTGCGCCAGTCCGGATGCCCCGGCATGGGCGGCGTCTTCTTCCCGTACAGCCATCCGTCGAAGAACGCGGTCAGGTCGCGTCCGGCCACCCGGGACGCCAGAGCGGTGAAGTCGGCCGTGGCGGCGTTGGAGTCGCGGTGCTTCCTCACCCAGAGCCTCTCCAGCCGGTCGAAGTCGCCCTTGCCGATCTCCTGGCGGAGCGCGTAGAGGACCAGTGCGCTTCCGTCGTACACCACCGGCCGGAACAGGCTGATCTTCTCGCCCGGTGCCGGCGCGGCGGGGCGGGCCGGCGGACCGCCCTCGGCGCGCCAGCCGTCCGAGCGGCTGTAGGCGTCACGCATCCGACGCTCCAACGGCTTGTCGGCGTGGTCCTCGGCGTAGCGCGCCTCGTACCAGCTGGCGTGCCCCTCGTTGAGCCAGAGATCGGACCAGGTCCGCGGTGAGACGCTGTCGCCGAACCACTGGTGGGCGAGCTCGTGGACCATGACCGAGTCGACGTACCACTCGGGGAAGCCGTCGTCGGTGAACAGCCGGCGCTCGAAGAGGGAGAGGGTCTGGGTCTCCAGCTCGAACCCGGTCTCGGTGTCGGCGACGAGTACGCCGTAGTTCTCGAACGGATAGCGACCGACCTGCTGTTCCATCCATGCCAGCTGGCCGGGGGTCTTCTTCAGCCAGGGTTCGAGCCTCTCCCGGTCGGCGGCCGGCACGACGTCGCGCACGGGCAGTCCGTGCGGACCGGTGCGCTCGACGACGGTGGACCGCCCGATGCTGACCTGGGCCAGTTCGGTGGCCATGGGGTGGTCGGTGCGGTAGGTCCAGGTGGTGCGGTCGCCCTGTCTGATCCGCCCGGTGCGCAGGCCGTTGGCCACCACCGTCAGATCCTGCGGGGCGGTGACGCGGAAGGTGAAGTACGCCTTGTCGGCGGGGTGGTCGTTGCTGGGGAAGACCCGGTGGCCGGCGTCGGCCTGGTTGGCCATGGCGAGCCCGTCGGCGGTCCGCACCCAGCCCCCGCTGTCCTGGTCGCCCGCGGGGTCGCTGGTGTGGTGGACGGTGATGCGCAGGGGCACTCCGGCCGGGAGGCTGCCCGGTGGCTCGATGATCAGGTCCTCGTCCTGGGTCGTGAAGTCGGCGCGCAGACCGTTGACTTCGACGGAGCGCACGGTGCCGCGGGTGAAGTCGAGATTGATCCGGTCCAGCGGCTCGGTCGTGCGCGCGTCGATCGTGGTGACGGCGTCCAGCGGTTCGCTGTTGCGGCCTTCGTAGCTGAGGCCGATGTCGTACGCGAGTACGTCGTATCCGGGGTTGCCCAGATACGGAAAGAGCGGGTCCCCGATGCCGAGGGGCACCGGTGCGGGCAGGGTTGCGGCAACGAGGGTGGCCGATGCGGTGGCCAGCAGGGCGGCCCGCAGACGGCGGGAGAGGAACGGCATGGACTACGGCTACCAGCGCCGCCCTGCCATGACGGGACGGCGCGCGCCGCGCCACCCGAACGAGATCCGCCGTCGCGGATGGTGCGCACCCGGGTCAGAGCGCGGCGGCCGGCTGCTGGGCGCGGCTCACGTCGTACACCCCCGGTACGTCACGCATGGCGCGCATCAGCGCGGGCAGTCCGGCGGCATCGGGGAGTTGCAGGGTGTACGTGTGGCGCACGCGCTGTTCGCTGGGGGGTTCGACGGTGGCGGAGATGACGGCCGCGTCCGCGCCGGCGATCGCCTCGGTGAGGTCGGCGAGCAGCCGGGGCCGCCCGAAGGACTCCGCGACCAGGGTCACCCGGCATTCGGCCGCATCGCCCCAGCTCACGACGACCGGCACCCGGCCGACGGCTGCCATCCTGGCCACGACGGGACACTCCAGCCGGTGCACGGTGACGGCGCCGCCGCGCACCGTGAATCCGGTGACGTCGTCGGGGGGTACGGGGGTGCAGCAGCCCGCGAGCCGCACGGTGGTGTCGGGCCGCTCGACCACCGCGCTCACCGGCCGGCCGGCCGCACCGGCGGATCCCGGCCGTGCGGGCCGGGGGGACCGGGCCGGCTGCGGGCCGGGCCTGCGGCCGTCGGGCGGGTTTCCGGCGGCGGCTTCCGGGTCCTGTGGATGGGCGTCGAGCCAGCCGGTGATGGCGATGCGGGCGGTGGGCGTCGTCACGTGGTCGAGCCAGTCGGGCGAGGGCCCGGACGCGGCGTCCTCGGCGAGGAGCGGCTGGACGGTGTCGCCGTCGCCGAGCACGGTGCTGAGTGTGGCCAGCCGGCCGTTCACCCTGGCCCCGATACAGCTGTGTGCGGCGTCCCCGTACTGTGCGTAGGCGGCGTCGACGCAGGTGGCGCCCACGGGCAGGCCGAGCGTGCCGCCGTCGGTGCGGAAGACGGTGATCTCGCGGTCCTGGGCGAGATCGGCGCGCAGGGTGGTCCAGAAGGTGTCGGGGTCGGGGGCGGACTGCTGCCACTGGAGGAGTCGGGAGAGCCAGCCGGGGCGGGTCGGGTCGGCCCGTTCGCCGTCGGCGGGTTCGGTGCTCGGTGCCGTGCCGTCCGCGGCGTAGGGATTGCCGAGCGCGATGACGCCGGCCTCGGCGACCTTGTGCATGCGGTGGGTGCGGATGAGGACTTCGGCGACCTCGCCGTCCGGGCCCACCACCGCGGTGTGCAGCGACTGGTACAGGTTGAACTTGGGTGAGGCGATGAAGTCCTTGAACTCGGAGATCACCGGGGTGAAACAGGTGTGGAGCTCGCCGAGGACCGCATAGCAGTCGGCGTCCTCGCCCACGAGCACCAGCAGGCGTCCGAAGTCGCTGCCGCGCAGTTCGCCGCGTTTGATCCGGACGCGGTGCACGGAGACGAAGTGGCGTGGCCTGACGGCCACTTCGGCGGTGATGTCGGCTTCCCTGAGGACCGCGGCCACGTTGCCCGCGATGGCGGTGAGCGGGTCGGCGGCGGTCGCGGCGGAGATCACGGCGCGGGTGTGCGCGTACTCCTCGGGGTGGAGGATGGCGAAGACGAGGTCCTCCAGCTCCGTCTTGAGCGCCTGGACACCGAGCCGTTCGGCGAGCGGGATCAGGACGTCGCGGGTGACCTTGGCGATCCTGGCCTGCTTCTCGGGGCGCATCACGCCGAGCGTGCGCATGTTGTGCAGCCGGTCGGCGAGCTTGATCGACATCACCCGGACGTCGTCGCCGGTGGCGACGAGCATCTTGCGGAAGGTCTCCGGCTCGGCGGCGGCCCCGTAGTCGACCTTCTCCAGTTTGGTCACGCCGTCGACGAGGTAACAGACCTCCTCACCGAACTGCTCCCGCACCTGGTCGAGGGTCACCTCGGTGTCTTCGACCGTGTCATGGAGAAGGGACGCGGTCAGGGTGGTGGTCTCGGCGCCGAGCTCGGCGAGGATGAGGGTGACCGCGAGCGGGTGCGTGATGTACGGCTCGCCGCTCTTGCGCATCTGTCCACGGTGCGAGCTCTCCGCGAGGACGTAGGCCCGGTGCAGCACGGCGAGATCGGCGTCGGGATGGTGGGCCCGGTGAGCCTCGGCGACATGGCCGATGGCGTCCGGCAGCCGGTCCCGGGAGACCGGGCCGAGCAGGGCGACCCGGCCGAGCCTGCGGAGGTCGATCCGGGGACGGCCCCGCCTGCGGATGGGAGCACCTGGGTTGGTGGCCTCTGCGCTCATGGGGCACCTCCGGCAACGTCGACCGGCGGTGGGAAGGTGCGGTCGCGCCTCCGGGCCGGTGCTTGATGCTACCGACCCCACCACGTGGCGGAGTCCGGCTCTCGCCCAGCGTGAAACGGATCACCCATTCGAGCGAAGCTCTATGACGTGAGCGTGTCGAGCCAGACGGGATCGATCATGCCCTCGGCGACGATCACGGCCGCTCCGGTCATCTCGATCTCTCCGTCCGGATGCTCGGTGATCACCAGGGTGCCGCCCGGAAGATCGACGGTGTACGTGACCGGAGCCCCGGTCTCCGCCGGGTCCGCAGCGTCCCGTCGTGCCGCGGCGACGGCCACGGCGCAGGCGCCGGTGCCGCAGGAGCGGGTCTCGCCCGAGCCCCGCTCGTGGACCCGCATCGCGACGTGCCGAGGCCCGCGGTCCACGACGAACTCGATGTTGACCCCGTCGGGGTAGACAGCGGCGGGCGCGAAGGACGGCTCGCGGAACAGATCCCCGGCGTGGGCCAGGTCGTCGACGAACGCGATCGCGTGCGGATTGCCCATGTTCACGTTGCGGGCGTCCCAGCTGCGGCCTCCGACGGTGACGGTGACGCCGTCGGCGGGAAGCAGGGCGCGGCCCATCGAGACGGTCACGTCGCCGTTCTTGGCGAGGTGCACCTTCTTCACGCCGCCGCGAGTGGCGACCGCGAGGTCGCCCTCCTCCACGGCACCGGCGCGCTGGAGGTAGCGGGCGAAGACGCGCACGCCGTTGCCGCACATCTCGGCGATGGATCCGTCGGCGTTGCGGTAGTCCATGAACCACTCGGCCTCGTCGGCCATGGCCTGCGCCTCGGGGTGCGCGGCGGACCGCACGACGTGCAGCAGTCCGTCACCGCCGATGCCGGCGCGACGGTCGCACAGCCCGGCGACGAGGGACACGGGCAGGTCGAGGGCGTTGTCCGGGTCGGGAACGATCACGAAGTCGTTCTCGGTGCCGTGGCCCTTGAGGAAGGCGATCTGCGAGGTGGTCACAGGACAACTGTACGAGCCCACGCCGACAGCTCGGAGAACCGGCCCGCCGGAAGGGGAGCGTCGCCCGGACCGCCAGCACGCCCCGGTCCGGTCCGGTCCTCGGTTCCGCAGTCCTCAGTTCTGCAGTCGTGCCACGCGCCAGACGGCCAGCGCGACCAGTACGGCGCACACCGCGACGTACAGCGCGATCACCCGCCAGTCGGCCCGCTCCCCGGACCCCCGGGACGGCAGTCCCGGCCAGGTGTGTCCGACGCGGCGGGCGGCCATCATGCCCCAGCCCGCGGCGCAGCAGCTGATCAGCAGTCCCAGCATCGCGACCACTGGGCCGCCGTCGCCCACCTCGAAGGCGAGCGGGAAGGCGAACATCAGCGATCCCAGAGCGGCGAGCATGACGATCGGCGCGAGCTGCCAGATTCGCATCCGGCGGGCGGGACGCAGCTCGACCTCGACCTCGGGGGTCACGGCGAACTCATCGGGCCCGTCGGGGCTCAGACGTCCTGCTTCGTGCTGCGTGTCCGGTGCGTCTTGTTCTGTGTCGCGAGGGCCGGCCTCCATCGCCACGCGCCCTCCCAACTCGGACTGGTCGATCGATGCTCGATGATGGCACGCCGCAGGTCGCCGAATTGACTGGCAGGGCTTCCCGATGCCATCACGTGATCAGGCTGTAACCGCTCGTTCGACCAACGCCAGCGCCCGGCCCGGGAGTTCCCCGCGGTGCTCCGCGGCACCGTTCAGCCACTGGACGCGCGGGTCGCGGCGGAACCAGGAGTCCTGACGGCGCGCGAAGCGTTTGGTGGCGCGCACGGTCTCGGTGCGCGCCTCGTCCTCGGTGCACTCCCCCGCCAGGGCGGTGAGCACCTGCTGATAGCCGAGCGCCCGGGAGGCGGTGCGCCCCTCCCGCAGGCCCAGCGCCTCCAGGGCGCGCACCTCGTCCACGAGTCCGGCCTCCCACATCCGGTCGACCCGCATCGCGATGCGCTCGTCGAGCTCCGGGCGGGCCACGTCGACGCCGATCTGGACGGCGTCGTAGACCGCATCGTTACCCGGGAGGTTGGCGGTGAAGGGCTTGCCGGTGATCTCGATGACCTCAAGGGCCCGCACGATGCGCCGGCCGTTGCTCGGCAGGATGGCGCGGCCCGCCTCGGGGTCGGCCGCGGACAGCCGCTCGTGCAGCGCTCCGGAGCCGTGCTCGGCCAGCTCCGCCTCCAGCGCGGCCCGGACGCCGGGGTCCGTCCCGGGGAACTCCAGGGCGTCGATCGCGCCCTTCACGTACAGCCCGGAACCGCCCACCAGGACCGGCGTGCGGCCCTCGGCGAGCAGCCGGTCGATCTCGATGCGGGCCAGGCGCTGGTACTCCGCAACGCTGGCGGCCTCGGTGACGTCCCAGATGTCCAGCAATCGGTGGGGTACGGATCCGCG
This genomic interval from Streptomyces sp. NBC_00464 contains the following:
- the hflX gene encoding GTPase HflX translates to MTSSSSLPQDAQDAQSATENVTESLTESLRADALMEEDVAWSHEIDGARDGDQLDRSDRAALRRVAGLSTELEDVTEVEYRQLRLERVVLVGVWTSGTVHDAEISLAELAALAETAGAQVLDAVFQRRDKPDPATYIGSGKALELRDIVLETGADTVVCDGELSPGQLIHLEDVVKVKVVDRTALILDIFAQHAKSREGKAQVSLAQMQYMLPRLRGWGQSLSRQMGGGGSSGGGGMATRGPGETKIETDRRRIREKMAKMRREIAEMKTGREIKRQERKRNKVPSVAIAGYTNAGKSSLLNRLTGAGVLVENALFATLDPTVRRAETPSGRIYTLADTVGFVRHLPHHLVEAFRSTMEEVGESDLILHVVDGSHPVPEEQLAAVREVIREVGALDVPEIVVINKADAADPLVLQRLLRNEKHAIAVSARTGAGIDELLALIDRELPRPSVEIEALVPYTQGGLVSRVHAEGEVISEEHTAEGTLLKARVHEELASDLAVFVPAVH
- the dapF gene encoding diaminopimelate epimerase, with amino-acid sequence MTTSQIAFLKGHGTENDFVIVPDPDNALDLPVSLVAGLCDRRAGIGGDGLLHVVRSAAHPEAQAMADEAEWFMDYRNADGSIAEMCGNGVRVFARYLQRAGAVEEGDLAVATRGGVKKVHLAKNGDVTVSMGRALLPADGVTVTVGGRSWDARNVNMGNPHAIAFVDDLAHAGDLFREPSFAPAAVYPDGVNIEFVVDRGPRHVAMRVHERGSGETRSCGTGACAVAVAAARRDAADPAETGAPVTYTVDLPGGTLVITEHPDGEIEMTGAAVIVAEGMIDPVWLDTLTS
- the miaA gene encoding tRNA (adenosine(37)-N6)-dimethylallyltransferase MiaA → MRSPAPAPRVIAVVGPTAAGKSDLGVFLAQQLGGEVVNADSMQLYRGMDIGTAKLTPDERGSVPHRLLDIWDVTEAASVAEYQRLARIEIDRLLAEGRTPVLVGGSGLYVKGAIDALEFPGTDPGVRAALEAELAEHGSGALHERLSAADPEAGRAILPSNGRRIVRALEVIEITGKPFTANLPGNDAVYDAVQIGVDVARPELDERIAMRVDRMWEAGLVDEVRALEALGLREGRTASRALGYQQVLTALAGECTEDEARTETVRATKRFARRQDSWFRRDPRVQWLNGAAEHRGELPGRALALVERAVTA
- a CDS encoding RelA/SpoT family protein, which gives rise to MSAEATNPGAPIRRRGRPRIDLRRLGRVALLGPVSRDRLPDAIGHVAEAHRAHHPDADLAVLHRAYVLAESSHRGQMRKSGEPYITHPLAVTLILAELGAETTTLTASLLHDTVEDTEVTLDQVREQFGEEVCYLVDGVTKLEKVDYGAAAEPETFRKMLVATGDDVRVMSIKLADRLHNMRTLGVMRPEKQARIAKVTRDVLIPLAERLGVQALKTELEDLVFAILHPEEYAHTRAVISAATAADPLTAIAGNVAAVLREADITAEVAVRPRHFVSVHRVRIKRGELRGSDFGRLLVLVGEDADCYAVLGELHTCFTPVISEFKDFIASPKFNLYQSLHTAVVGPDGEVAEVLIRTHRMHKVAEAGVIALGNPYAADGTAPSTEPADGERADPTRPGWLSRLLQWQQSAPDPDTFWTTLRADLAQDREITVFRTDGGTLGLPVGATCVDAAYAQYGDAAHSCIGARVNGRLATLSTVLGDGDTVQPLLAEDAASGPSPDWLDHVTTPTARIAITGWLDAHPQDPEAAAGNPPDGRRPGPQPARSPRPARPGSAGAAGRPVSAVVERPDTTVRLAGCCTPVPPDDVTGFTVRGGAVTVHRLECPVVARMAAVGRVPVVVSWGDAAECRVTLVAESFGRPRLLADLTEAIAGADAAVISATVEPPSEQRVRHTYTLQLPDAAGLPALMRAMRDVPGVYDVSRAQQPAAAL
- a CDS encoding M1 family metallopeptidase, whose product is MPFLSRRLRAALLATASATLVAATLPAPVPLGIGDPLFPYLGNPGYDVLAYDIGLSYEGRNSEPLDAVTTIDARTTEPLDRINLDFTRGTVRSVEVNGLRADFTTQDEDLIIEPPGSLPAGVPLRITVHHTSDPAGDQDSGGWVRTADGLAMANQADAGHRVFPSNDHPADKAYFTFRVTAPQDLTVVANGLRTGRIRQGDRTTWTYRTDHPMATELAQVSIGRSTVVERTGPHGLPVRDVVPAADRERLEPWLKKTPGQLAWMEQQVGRYPFENYGVLVADTETGFELETQTLSLFERRLFTDDGFPEWYVDSVMVHELAHQWFGDSVSPRTWSDLWLNEGHASWYEARYAEDHADKPLERRMRDAYSRSDGWRAEGGPPARPAAPAPGEKISLFRPVVYDGSALVLYALRQEIGKGDFDRLERLWVRKHRDSNAATADFTALASRVAGRDLTAFFDGWLYGKKTPPMPGHPDWRSTTPARQR